In Deinococcus aquiradiocola, a genomic segment contains:
- a CDS encoding heme lyase CcmF/NrfE family subunit, producing MLNLLSFQASALGTLGEIGLLGALLFTLVGLWLAVMGGVRHDPRATEGARRSVWAVFGFLTLSVLVLEVALLRDDFSVRYVAAHSMRVSPTWVKVTTLWAALEGSILLWAWILSLYAFVLSLTLRRDALRPWALGAMFVSLLFFVGVVAGIASPFTPLAQVPSDGAGPNPALQNHWMMAVHPVLLYLGFVGLSVPFAYAVAALVTGRLSEHWIAVTRRWTLTAWLFLTAAIVAGGWWSYETLGWGGYWAWDPVENASFIPWLLTTAFLHSLQIQERRRQLKAWNIWLIVLAYSSTVLGTFLNRSGIVQSVHAFSNGPVGAVFLGFLAFLLVAGIALAAWRSPYLRDEGEPSAVLSRESAFLTGNWLFLVFSAMVLLGTLFPVLVEAATGKKTSVGAPFFDAFAIPLGLALLFLMGVGPLLPWRRAAGERLLMALRVPGGAGVLALLVGLLFGLRSPGVLLTVALAAYNIAGLAVLTGRAARERGSFPALLREQPRRYGAYTAHAGLVVLALGVAFSGAFKSSAEVTLTRGQPMQLMGHTAVLQGLERREYAYGSSAIATVTLDGQTYTPRSNLYVQGGNTLYPTPAVRYGVFGDTYLVTTNLDPKNGWASVRLISSPLVSWIWVGMLIIVAGAGLTLVQPRLAARRPVPAGAVAAD from the coding sequence ATGCTGAACCTGCTGTCCTTCCAGGCGAGCGCCCTCGGGACGCTCGGCGAGATCGGTCTGCTGGGCGCGCTGCTGTTCACGCTGGTGGGCCTGTGGCTGGCCGTGATGGGCGGCGTGCGGCACGATCCGCGCGCGACCGAGGGTGCGCGCCGCAGCGTGTGGGCGGTGTTCGGGTTCCTGACGCTGTCGGTGCTGGTGCTGGAGGTCGCGCTGCTGCGGGACGACTTCTCGGTGCGGTACGTGGCGGCGCACTCGATGCGCGTGTCGCCCACCTGGGTGAAGGTCACGACGCTGTGGGCGGCGCTGGAGGGCAGCATCCTGCTGTGGGCGTGGATTCTGTCGCTGTACGCGTTCGTGCTGAGCCTCACGCTCAGGCGTGATGCGCTGCGCCCGTGGGCGCTCGGCGCGATGTTCGTGTCGCTGCTGTTCTTCGTGGGGGTCGTGGCAGGCATCGCGAGTCCGTTCACGCCGCTCGCGCAGGTCCCGTCGGACGGTGCCGGGCCGAACCCGGCGCTGCAGAACCACTGGATGATGGCGGTGCACCCGGTGCTGCTGTACCTGGGCTTCGTGGGCCTGAGCGTGCCGTTCGCGTACGCGGTGGCGGCCCTAGTGACGGGGCGGCTGTCGGAGCACTGGATCGCGGTCACGCGCCGCTGGACCCTGACGGCGTGGCTGTTCCTGACGGCGGCGATCGTGGCGGGCGGCTGGTGGAGTTACGAGACGCTCGGCTGGGGCGGGTACTGGGCGTGGGACCCGGTCGAGAACGCCAGCTTCATTCCGTGGCTGCTGACCACGGCGTTCCTGCACAGCCTGCAGATTCAGGAGCGTCGCCGTCAGCTGAAGGCGTGGAACATCTGGCTGATCGTGCTGGCGTACAGCAGCACGGTGCTGGGCACGTTCCTGAACCGCAGCGGCATCGTGCAGAGCGTGCACGCCTTCAGCAACGGGCCGGTCGGCGCGGTGTTCCTGGGCTTCCTGGCGTTCCTGCTGGTGGCGGGCATCGCGCTCGCCGCGTGGCGCAGCCCGTACCTGCGGGACGAGGGTGAGCCGAGCGCCGTCCTGAGCCGCGAGAGTGCCTTCCTGACCGGCAACTGGCTGTTCCTGGTGTTCAGCGCGATGGTGCTGCTGGGCACGCTGTTCCCGGTGCTGGTGGAGGCCGCGACCGGCAAGAAGACCAGTGTGGGCGCGCCGTTCTTCGACGCGTTCGCCATTCCGCTGGGGCTGGCGCTGCTGTTCCTGATGGGGGTCGGGCCGCTCCTGCCGTGGCGGCGCGCGGCGGGCGAGCGCCTGCTGATGGCGCTGCGCGTGCCGGGCGGGGCGGGCGTGCTGGCGCTGCTGGTGGGCCTGCTGTTCGGGCTGCGCTCGCCGGGCGTGCTGCTGACCGTGGCGCTCGCCGCGTACAACATTGCGGGGCTGGCCGTGCTGACGGGCCGGGCCGCGCGGGAACGCGGGAGCTTTCCGGCCCTGCTGCGCGAGCAGCCGCGCCGGTACGGGGCGTACACGGCGCACGCGGGCCTGGTGGTGCTGGCGCTCGGCGTGGCGTTCAGCGGCGCGTTCAAGTCGAGTGCCGAGGTGACGCTCACGCGCGGGCAGCCCATGCAGCTGATGGGGCACACGGCCGTCCTGCAGGGCCTGGAGCGCCGGGAGTACGCGTACGGCAGTTCCGCCATCGCGACCGTGACGCTCGACGGGCAGACGTACACGCCGCGCAGCAACCTGTACGTGCAGGGCGGCAACACCCTGTACCCGACGCCTGCCGTGCGGTACGGGGTGTTCGGGGACACGTACCTCGTGACGACCAATCTCGACCCGAAGAACGGCTGGGCGAGCGTGCGTCTGATCTCGTCGCCGCTCGTGTCTTGGATCTGGGTGGGCATGCTGATCATCGTGGCGGGCGCGGGCCTGACGCTGGTGCAGCCGCGCCTCGCGGCGCGCCGCCCGGTCCCGGCGGGCGCCGTCGCGGCCGACTGA
- a CDS encoding TlpA family protein disulfide reductase yields MTDSPSSPSAPASPPAPTPAWRRFVPPVLAAVLVAALGVGLLRGNGTQDGGPLVGKAAPDFTLQTIDGGRVSLASLKGRPVVLNFWASWCVPCRDEAPLLRDLSEKQSANGLAVVGVVFSDKDLKSVRSFVQEYALAYPSLLDPNLNTAITYGVSGVPETFFIDKGGMVRGYDQGGLTRERLQAGLTKIGVAF; encoded by the coding sequence ATGACTGACTCTCCTTCCTCGCCCTCCGCCCCTGCCTCTCCGCCTGCGCCCACGCCCGCGTGGCGGCGGTTCGTGCCGCCCGTGCTCGCGGCGGTGCTCGTCGCGGCGCTCGGGGTGGGCCTGCTGCGCGGCAACGGCACGCAGGACGGCGGGCCGCTCGTCGGGAAGGCCGCGCCGGACTTCACGCTGCAGACGATCGACGGGGGCCGCGTGAGCCTCGCGTCCCTGAAGGGTCGGCCCGTCGTGCTGAACTTCTGGGCGTCGTGGTGCGTGCCGTGCCGGGACGAGGCGCCGCTGCTGCGTGACCTGTCCGAGAAGCAGAGCGCGAACGGGCTGGCCGTGGTGGGCGTGGTGTTCTCCGACAAGGACCTGAAGTCCGTGCGGTCCTTCGTGCAGGAGTACGCGCTGGCGTACCCGAGCCTGCTCGACCCGAACCTGAACACCGCCATCACGTACGGGGTGAGCGGCGTGCCGGAGACGTTCTTCATCGACAAAGGCGGCATGGTGCGCGGGTACGATCAGGGTGGCCTGACGCGCGAGCGGCTGCAGGCGGGCCTGACGAAGATCGGGGTCGCGTTTTGA
- a CDS encoding cytochrome c-type biogenesis protein yields the protein MQATQTRTAGQTQAAQEQQAPAAGPALTAVQEARAQAVGRTIRCPVCQGLPITESPSDLSQSMLRDLRGQVAAGRSDDQITTYFAQRYGDTVLLDPPRRGVNLLLWAGPVVAAVLGGAWLLSYLRARERQAAPTPDAGPLADDPGDDTPDAYLAQVRAEAGRRQP from the coding sequence GTGCAGGCCACTCAGACACGGACGGCCGGGCAGACGCAGGCGGCCCAGGAGCAGCAGGCCCCGGCGGCCGGACCGGCCCTCACGGCCGTGCAGGAGGCTCGCGCGCAGGCCGTCGGGCGCACCATCCGCTGCCCCGTCTGCCAGGGCCTCCCCATCACCGAGAGTCCCAGCGACCTGAGCCAGTCGATGCTGCGTGACCTGCGCGGGCAGGTGGCGGCAGGCCGCAGCGACGACCAGATCACCACGTACTTCGCGCAGCGGTACGGGGACACGGTGCTGCTCGACCCGCCCCGGCGCGGCGTGAACCTGCTGCTGTGGGCGGGGCCGGTCGTGGCGGCCGTGCTGGGCGGCGCGTGGCTGCTGTCGTACCTGCGCGCCCGCGAACGGCAGGCAGCCCCCACGCCGGACGCGGGCCCCCTCGCGGACGACCCGGGCGACGACACGCCCGACGCGTACCTCGCGCAGGTGCGTGCCGAGGCCGGACGGAGGCAGCCGTGA
- a CDS encoding c-type cytochrome gives MTAALSLTLLGLMLVAAVLLVLAPLRGRVSDPDALERGQLEQERDRLFGELRSLPDAQEGRRPELEGRAARLLRQLDGMPPAPKGSLPAPLLWGGLALAAVLVAVGAFTFIPRWQLGGLNGSEAQTVKTALQLPGLAQRARQSGRVRDELAWGKAAFDAGQYDQAASAYAAALKQDPRQPEALRRLGIILLTRDDQNGQTAKPNDQAFLLIRTAAQLAPNDPESQLLLGFALSRYGQDTLALTALERYRSLNPQGRDADDMIAALRARQNTSDPGLSTFAANCASCHGAGGNGGIGPSLRMAGLTRDTLAAVVRNGKGTMPAFPQITGRNLTALLALVEGWQK, from the coding sequence GTGACGGCCGCCCTGAGCCTCACCCTGCTGGGCCTGATGCTGGTGGCGGCCGTCCTGCTCGTCCTGGCGCCCCTGCGTGGCCGCGTGAGCGACCCGGACGCGCTGGAGCGCGGGCAGCTGGAGCAGGAACGCGACCGGCTGTTCGGCGAACTGCGGTCCCTGCCGGACGCGCAGGAGGGCCGCCGTCCGGAACTCGAGGGGCGCGCCGCGCGCCTCCTGCGGCAGCTGGACGGCATGCCGCCCGCCCCGAAAGGGTCGCTGCCCGCGCCGCTCCTGTGGGGCGGGCTCGCGCTGGCCGCCGTGCTGGTGGCGGTGGGGGCCTTCACGTTCATTCCGCGCTGGCAGCTGGGCGGCCTGAACGGCAGCGAGGCGCAGACCGTGAAGACCGCCCTGCAGCTGCCCGGCCTCGCGCAGCGCGCCCGGCAGAGCGGCCGCGTCCGCGACGAGCTCGCGTGGGGCAAGGCCGCCTTCGACGCCGGGCAGTACGATCAGGCGGCCAGCGCGTACGCCGCCGCCCTGAAGCAGGACCCGCGCCAGCCGGAAGCACTCCGGCGGCTGGGCATCATCCTGCTCACCCGTGACGACCAGAACGGCCAGACCGCCAAGCCGAACGATCAGGCGTTCCTGCTCATCCGGACCGCCGCGCAGCTCGCACCGAACGACCCGGAAAGCCAGCTGCTGCTGGGCTTCGCGCTCTCCCGCTACGGGCAGGACACGCTCGCCCTGACGGCCCTGGAACGCTACCGCAGCCTGAACCCGCAGGGCCGCGACGCGGACGACATGATCGCCGCGCTGCGCGCCCGCCAGAACACCAGCGATCCGGGCCTCAGCACCTTCGCCGCGAACTGCGCCAGCTGTCACGGCGCGGGCGGCAACGGCGGCATCGGCCCCAGCCTCCGCATGGCGGGCCTCACGCGAGACACCCTGGCCGCCGTCGTCCGCAACGGCAAGGGCACCATGCCCGCCTTCCCGCAGATCACCGGCCGGAACCTCACGGCACTCCTGGCACTCGTGGAAGGCTGGCAGAAGTAG
- a CDS encoding QcrA and Rieske domain-containing protein, protein MPTRRALLERWWLLPVGLTGAAFAGLGLYAARVSRKSVPGQPRYTAAPAQRVAALAALKAEWSETPFTYAARPCTLLRLPAATIGSVQVNGRHYAAYSRVCTHLGCTVNLVRDTEVLAFSFNYRPTDPARQHPYLGCPCHYSVFDPQQDGEAVFGKAHLPLPRVRLEVRGTELWATGIEPAPANVG, encoded by the coding sequence ATGCCGACCCGCCGCGCGCTGCTGGAACGCTGGTGGCTGCTGCCGGTCGGCCTGACCGGCGCGGCCTTCGCGGGCCTCGGCCTGTACGCCGCCCGCGTCAGCCGCAAGAGCGTGCCCGGCCAGCCGCGCTACACGGCCGCGCCCGCGCAGCGCGTCGCGGCCCTCGCCGCCCTGAAGGCCGAGTGGAGCGAGACGCCGTTCACGTACGCCGCGCGCCCCTGCACGCTGCTGCGCCTGCCCGCCGCGACCATCGGCAGCGTGCAGGTGAACGGACGGCACTACGCGGCGTACTCGCGCGTCTGCACGCACCTGGGCTGCACCGTCAACCTCGTGCGCGACACGGAAGTGCTCGCCTTCTCCTTCAACTACCGCCCGACCGACCCGGCGAGACAGCACCCGTACCTCGGCTGCCCCTGCCACTACAGCGTGTTCGACCCGCAGCAGGACGGCGAGGCCGTGTTCGGCAAGGCGCACCTGCCGCTCCCGCGCGTGCGGCTGGAGGTGCGCGGCACGGAGCTGTGGGCGACCGGCATCGAGCCCGCGCCTGCCAACGTCGGATGA
- a CDS encoding Nif3-like dinuclear metal center hexameric protein, with the protein MTGPHGVTVTLGDLHAWLRGHLGPDADLHGDPLTPVTNLALALEPGDLPDPPGTDAVWLHRSRHVTPGWAHVPRLTSHDGFDAALTTGENWPLARALGWQDVRAVTLPRAAGLLATPPQATWPELVTALEAEFGGSEALVPPERPDVTRLALMNAMRPELLTAVAAEGARVYVTGQLRPGALAAARQLGLGVIAVGHRRSEAWGLRQLAGDLRATFPGLRTEIHP; encoded by the coding sequence ATGACCGGGCCTCACGGCGTGACCGTCACGCTCGGCGACCTGCACGCGTGGCTGCGCGGTCACCTCGGACCGGACGCGGACCTGCACGGCGACCCGCTCACGCCGGTCACGAACCTCGCCCTGGCCCTGGAGCCGGGTGACCTGCCGGACCCGCCCGGCACGGACGCCGTGTGGCTGCACCGCTCCCGCCACGTGACGCCGGGGTGGGCGCACGTGCCACGCCTGACCTCGCACGACGGGTTCGACGCGGCCCTCACCACCGGCGAGAACTGGCCGCTCGCACGCGCCCTCGGGTGGCAGGACGTGCGCGCCGTGACCCTTCCACGGGCCGCCGGGCTGCTCGCCACGCCCCCGCAGGCCACCTGGCCGGAACTGGTGACGGCCCTGGAAGCCGAGTTCGGCGGCTCCGAGGCGCTCGTCCCGCCGGAACGGCCGGACGTGACCCGGCTCGCCCTCATGAATGCCATGCGGCCCGAACTGCTGACCGCCGTGGCTGCCGAGGGCGCGCGGGTGTACGTCACCGGGCAGCTGCGGCCCGGCGCGCTCGCTGCGGCGCGGCAGCTCGGGCTGGGTGTGATCGCCGTCGGCCACCGCCGCAGCGAGGCGTGGGGGCTGCGGCAGCTGGCGGGCGACCTTCGGGCCACGTTCCCGGGACTGAGGACTGAGATCCACCCCTGA